A stretch of Flavobacterium sp. N2270 DNA encodes these proteins:
- a CDS encoding pyridoxal phosphate-dependent aminotransferase has protein sequence MPKISQKGVQMPESPIRKLVPYAEIAKKKGNKVYHLNIGQPDIKTPKVALDAVKNANLEVLEYSHSAGFESYREKLSQYYKNQNLPIETENIIITTGGSEALLFALGSTMDAGDEIIIPEPFYANYNGFSVASGVNVVPVISTIETGFALPPIEDFEKLITSKTKAILICNPGNPTGYLYSEAEIAQLAEIVKKHDLFLIADEVYREFTYDGYKHFSVMNVAGLENHAIMIDSVSKRFSMCGARIGCIVSKNKDLMAAAMKFAQARLSPPTYAQIASEAALDTPQSYFDEVISEYKERRDILISELKKIEGVQVATPKGAFYCIAKLPIKNANDFAQWLLESYDLNGETVMVAPAAGFYSSPNVGLDEVRIAYVLKKEDLVRSVEILKEALKVYNTL, from the coding sequence ATGCCAAAAATATCTCAAAAAGGTGTGCAAATGCCAGAATCGCCAATTAGGAAATTGGTTCCTTATGCTGAAATTGCTAAGAAAAAAGGAAATAAAGTATATCATTTAAACATTGGTCAGCCAGATATTAAAACTCCCAAAGTAGCATTAGACGCTGTTAAAAATGCAAATTTAGAAGTTTTAGAATATTCTCATTCTGCAGGTTTTGAAAGTTATAGGGAAAAACTTTCTCAATATTATAAAAACCAAAATTTACCAATAGAAACTGAAAATATTATTATTACAACTGGTGGTTCTGAAGCTTTATTATTTGCTCTAGGAAGTACTATGGATGCTGGAGATGAAATTATTATTCCAGAACCATTTTACGCAAACTACAATGGTTTTTCTGTTGCATCTGGTGTTAATGTAGTTCCTGTAATATCAACAATTGAAACTGGTTTTGCATTACCACCAATTGAAGATTTTGAAAAATTAATTACTTCCAAAACGAAAGCAATTTTAATTTGTAATCCTGGTAATCCAACTGGTTATTTATATTCGGAAGCTGAAATTGCTCAATTAGCTGAAATTGTAAAAAAACATGATTTATTTTTAATTGCTGATGAAGTTTATAGAGAATTTACCTATGATGGTTACAAGCATTTTTCAGTTATGAATGTTGCTGGATTAGAAAATCATGCTATTATGATTGATTCTGTATCAAAAAGATTCAGCATGTGTGGAGCAAGAATTGGTTGTATTGTTTCTAAAAATAAAGACTTAATGGCAGCCGCAATGAAGTTTGCACAAGCTAGATTAAGTCCGCCTACATACGCTCAAATTGCAAGTGAAGCTGCTTTAGATACTCCTCAAAGTTATTTTGATGAAGTTATTTCAGAATATAAAGAAAGAAGAGATATCTTAATCTCTGAATTAAAAAAAATAGAAGGAGTTCAGGTCGCTACACCAAAAGGAGCATTTTATTGTATTGCTAAACTTCCTATCAAAAACGCTAATGATTTTGCTCAATGGCTGCTTGAATCATATGATTTAAATGGAGAAACGGTTATGGTTGCTCCTGCTGCTGGTTTTTACTCTTCTCCAAACGTTGGTTTAGACGAAGTTCGTATTGCCTATGTTTTAAAGAAAGAGGATTTAGTTCGTTCTGTTGAAATTTTAAAAGAAGCATTAAAAGTGTATAATACACTTTAA
- a CDS encoding retropepsin-like aspartic protease, with amino-acid sequence MKFQIIKLILLTLFSFHSMSSQIEWNSKKDKIIIPFELSNNLIIIDVLVNNVTLSMLLDTGSDLNVLFSYPENDSIEFFETRKIKLKGLGIGQTIDAYVSNKNKLQINEFTNNDFEVLLVTDSDIHIVNKLGLPINGIIGYSFFKDYLVEVNYQKQKIILHKNENILNKRKIKKYSKIKFDLINDKPYVSLNSKLDENSFKLKLLFDTGLGDGLWLFENDSINCSRKYFLDFLGRGLGGDIKGKRSRINKLSFSNYNFSQALVSFPDSLSLSQLDFVKKRNGSLGGELIKRFNWFINYQTQELFFKKNSYYNDSFNYNMSGIELHHNGIQWIKTTQRNYKLKNANSGKTHLNQLSSSDFIKSEEAIYFDVKYELKPVFEIYGIRENSPAYKVGLKVGDIILSINNKKAYQYSIQKITNLFQSEEGKEITIEVQREGQVLKFKFQLEKLL; translated from the coding sequence ATGAAATTTCAAATTATAAAACTTATTTTGTTAACACTTTTTTCATTTCATTCAATGTCTTCTCAAATTGAATGGAATTCGAAAAAGGATAAAATTATTATTCCTTTTGAATTATCAAATAATTTAATAATTATTGATGTTTTAGTTAACAATGTAACTCTGAGTATGCTTTTAGATACGGGCTCAGATTTAAATGTACTGTTTAGTTATCCGGAAAATGATTCTATTGAGTTTTTTGAGACTCGAAAAATAAAATTAAAAGGTCTTGGTATTGGTCAAACTATTGATGCATATGTCTCAAATAAAAATAAACTCCAAATAAATGAGTTTACAAATAATGATTTTGAAGTATTATTAGTTACTGATAGTGATATTCATATTGTTAATAAGCTTGGATTGCCTATTAATGGGATAATTGGATATAGTTTTTTTAAAGATTATTTAGTTGAAGTTAATTATCAAAAACAAAAAATAATACTTCATAAGAACGAAAATATTTTAAATAAAAGAAAAATAAAAAAATACTCTAAAATTAAATTTGACCTTATAAATGATAAACCTTATGTAAGTTTAAATTCTAAATTAGATGAAAATTCATTTAAGCTTAAATTATTATTTGACACAGGTTTAGGAGATGGTTTATGGTTATTTGAGAACGATTCTATTAATTGTTCAAGAAAATATTTTTTAGATTTTCTTGGAAGAGGACTAGGCGGAGACATAAAAGGAAAACGTTCTAGAATTAATAAATTAAGTTTTTCTAATTATAACTTTAGTCAAGCATTAGTTTCTTTTCCTGATAGTTTATCCTTAAGTCAGTTAGATTTTGTTAAAAAAAGAAACGGATCATTAGGAGGTGAATTAATAAAGCGTTTCAACTGGTTTATTAATTATCAAACTCAAGAATTGTTCTTTAAGAAAAATAGTTATTATAACGATTCTTTTAATTACAATATGTCTGGGATAGAACTACATCATAATGGCATACAATGGATAAAAACCACACAGAGAAATTACAAGTTAAAAAACGCTAATAGTGGAAAAACTCATTTAAATCAATTATCTTCTAGTGATTTTATAAAATCTGAAGAAGCAATATATTTTGATGTAAAATATGAATTAAAACCAGTTTTTGAAATTTATGGAATTAGAGAAAATTCACCTGCGTATAAAGTTGGTTTAAAAGTTGGGGATATAATATTGAGTATAAATAATAAAAAAGCTTATCAGTATTCTATTCAAAAAATAACTAATTTATTTCAATCTGAAGAAGGAAAAGAAATAACAATAGAAGTTCAAAGAGAAGGACAAGTTTTAAAATTTAAATTCCAACTGGAGAAATTATTATAA
- a CDS encoding DUF1573 domain-containing protein, whose amino-acid sequence MKKLLGLITVLVISFSSYAQTGAKIEFKEETINYGEVVKGVDDGIRVFEFTNTGDAPLIISNVKSSCGCTVPSKPKEPILPGQSEKITVQYNMNPGPISKTITVESNAVNKPNGVVPLRIKGTVIVKEVVSPLEKKKSFPQS is encoded by the coding sequence ATGAAAAAATTACTTGGATTGATTACTGTTTTAGTTATTAGTTTTAGTTCATATGCTCAAACTGGTGCAAAAATAGAATTTAAAGAAGAAACCATTAATTATGGTGAAGTTGTAAAAGGTGTTGATGATGGAATTCGTGTATTTGAATTTACAAATACTGGAGATGCTCCTTTGATTATTTCTAATGTAAAATCGAGTTGTGGATGTACTGTTCCTAGCAAGCCTAAAGAGCCTATTTTACCTGGGCAATCAGAAAAAATTACGGTTCAATACAATATGAACCCAGGTCCTATTAGTAAAACGATTACCGTTGAAAGTAATGCAGTTAATAAACCAAATGGTGTGGTGCCATTAAGAATAAAAGGAACTGTTATTGTTAAAGAAGTGGTTAGTCCGCTTGAGAAAAAGAAAAGTTTTCCTCAATCGTAA
- a CDS encoding valine--tRNA ligase, translated as MSIPAQFNPKEVEQKWYDYWMKNNYFHSKPDNRTPYTIVIPPPNVTGVLHMGHMLNNTIQDVLIRRARLKGFNACWVPGTDHASIATEAKVVAKLKSEGINKADLTREEFLKHAYDWTDKYGGTILEQLKQLGCSCDWDRTKFTMDPDMSASVIKSFVDLYNKGMIYRGYRMVNWDPEAKTTLSDEEVIHEERQGKLYYINYKVEGSNDVLTIATTRPETIFGDTAICINPNDERFSHLKGKKAIVPICNRVIPIIEDEYVDIEFGTGCLKVTPAHDVNDKELGNKHNLEIIDIFNEDASLNSFGLQFEGQDRFVARENVAAALEETGVLVKTEIHMNKVGTSERTKAVIEPRLSDQWFLKMEELVKPAIKAVLETEEIKLYPSKFNNTYRHWLENIRDWNISRQLWWGQQIPAYFYGDGKEDFVVAENIEEALILAKERTGNAALTTANLKQDADALDTWFSSWLWPMAVFGGILDPENEEFNYYYPTNDLVTGPDILFFWVARMIIAGYEYTDKKPFNNVYLTGLVRDKQRRKMSKSLGNSPDPLELIEKFGADGVRVGLLLSASAGNDIMFDEELCNNGKAFANKIWNAFRLIKGWEVADIAQPEASKIAIDWYEAKLQQTLAEIEDNFEKYRLSDALMSIYKLVWDDFCSWFLEIIKPGYQQPIDRATFDKAIELLEANLKLLHPFMPFLTEEIWQHIAERTPEQALIISEWPTMKDTNANLITEFDFAAEVISGIRTIRKEKNISFKDVIDLKVINNEKVATTFDAVILKLGNVESLEYVNEAVDGTLTYRVKSNEYFIPIAGNIDVAAEIEKLEAELKYTQGFLKSVQGKLNNEKFVAGAPEQVIANERNKEADALAKIATIEQSLASLK; from the coding sequence ATGTCAATTCCAGCACAGTTTAATCCAAAAGAAGTAGAACAAAAATGGTACGATTACTGGATGAAAAATAACTATTTTCATTCAAAACCAGACAATAGAACTCCTTATACAATAGTAATTCCTCCACCAAACGTGACAGGAGTGCTGCATATGGGACACATGTTGAACAACACCATTCAAGATGTTCTAATTCGTAGAGCTAGACTTAAAGGATTCAACGCTTGTTGGGTTCCTGGAACAGATCACGCATCTATTGCAACCGAAGCAAAAGTAGTAGCAAAATTAAAATCGGAAGGAATAAACAAAGCCGATTTAACGCGCGAAGAATTTCTAAAACACGCATACGATTGGACTGACAAATACGGTGGAACAATTTTAGAGCAACTTAAGCAATTAGGATGTTCTTGTGATTGGGACAGAACGAAGTTCACTATGGACCCAGATATGTCTGCTTCTGTAATCAAATCTTTTGTGGATTTATACAACAAAGGCATGATTTACCGCGGTTACAGAATGGTAAATTGGGATCCAGAAGCGAAAACGACTTTATCTGATGAAGAAGTAATTCACGAAGAACGTCAAGGAAAATTATATTACATCAACTATAAAGTAGAAGGTTCAAACGATGTTTTAACCATTGCAACAACACGTCCGGAAACCATTTTTGGAGATACTGCCATTTGTATCAATCCTAATGACGAGCGTTTTTCACATTTAAAAGGTAAAAAAGCTATTGTTCCAATTTGTAATAGAGTGATTCCTATTATTGAAGACGAATACGTTGATATTGAATTTGGAACAGGTTGCTTAAAAGTAACTCCAGCTCACGATGTTAACGATAAAGAATTAGGGAACAAACACAATCTTGAAATCATCGATATTTTCAATGAAGATGCTTCGCTAAATAGTTTCGGATTACAATTTGAAGGTCAAGATCGTTTTGTAGCTCGTGAAAATGTTGCGGCAGCATTAGAAGAAACTGGAGTTTTAGTGAAAACTGAAATCCACATGAATAAAGTAGGAACTTCAGAAAGAACGAAAGCGGTTATCGAACCAAGATTATCGGATCAATGGTTCTTAAAAATGGAAGAATTGGTAAAACCTGCCATCAAAGCGGTTTTAGAAACAGAAGAAATTAAGTTATATCCAAGTAAATTCAATAATACATACCGTCATTGGTTAGAAAATATCAGAGATTGGAATATTTCGCGTCAACTTTGGTGGGGACAACAAATTCCAGCGTATTTCTATGGTGACGGTAAAGAAGATTTCGTAGTTGCAGAAAATATTGAAGAGGCTTTAATTTTAGCCAAAGAAAGAACAGGAAACGCTGCTTTAACCACTGCCAACTTAAAGCAGGATGCGGATGCATTAGACACTTGGTTCTCTTCATGGTTATGGCCAATGGCTGTTTTTGGTGGGATTTTAGATCCAGAAAATGAAGAATTCAACTACTATTATCCAACAAATGATTTAGTAACAGGTCCAGATATTTTATTTTTCTGGGTAGCTCGTATGATTATTGCAGGATACGAATACACCGATAAAAAACCATTTAATAATGTGTATTTAACAGGTTTAGTTCGTGATAAACAACGTCGTAAGATGTCAAAATCATTAGGGAATTCACCTGATCCATTAGAATTAATTGAAAAATTTGGAGCTGATGGCGTTCGAGTTGGATTACTTTTAAGTGCTTCAGCCGGAAACGACATTATGTTTGATGAGGAGTTATGTAACAACGGTAAAGCTTTCGCTAATAAAATTTGGAATGCCTTTAGATTAATTAAAGGTTGGGAAGTAGCAGATATTGCACAACCAGAGGCATCTAAAATCGCAATCGATTGGTACGAAGCCAAGTTGCAACAAACATTAGCGGAAATTGAAGATAACTTTGAAAAATACAGATTATCAGATGCTTTAATGAGTATTTATAAATTGGTTTGGGACGATTTCTGTTCTTGGTTCTTAGAAATTATTAAACCAGGTTACCAACAACCAATTGATAGAGCTACTTTTGATAAAGCCATCGAATTGTTAGAAGCTAATTTGAAATTATTACATCCATTCATGCCTTTCTTAACGGAAGAAATTTGGCAACATATTGCTGAAAGAACTCCAGAGCAAGCGTTGATTATTTCAGAATGGCCGACCATGAAAGATACAAATGCAAATTTAATTACTGAATTTGATTTTGCAGCTGAAGTTATTTCTGGAATTAGAACCATTCGTAAAGAGAAAAACATTTCGTTTAAAGATGTTATCGATTTAAAAGTAATCAATAATGAAAAAGTAGCGACTACTTTTGATGCAGTTATTCTTAAGTTAGGTAATGTTGAAAGTTTAGAATACGTTAATGAAGCAGTTGATGGAACTTTAACTTACAGAGTAAAATCGAATGAGTACTTTATTCCTATTGCTGGAAATATTGATGTAGCTGCAGAAATTGAAAAATTAGAAGCTGAATTGAAATACACACAAGGTTTCTTAAAATCGGTTCAAGGAAAATTAAATAATGAAAAATTTGTGGCTGGTGCACCAGAACAAGTTATTGCAAACGAAAGAAATAAAGAAGCTGATGCTTTAGCTAAGATTGCTACAATTGAACAAAGTTTGGCTAGTTTAAAATAA
- a CDS encoding HPF/RaiA family ribosome-associated protein: protein MIVQINTDKHIEGYSRMNEFFSEEVKKEFARFDNKVTRVEVHFGDENGDKFGKNDKRCLIEVRVEGKSPIAVTTHADKSEKAFNEAIVKVKRSLDNTFEKMRGH, encoded by the coding sequence ATGATTGTACAAATTAACACCGATAAACATATTGAAGGTTACAGTAGAATGAATGAATTTTTCTCTGAAGAAGTAAAAAAAGAATTTGCTCGCTTTGATAATAAAGTAACACGAGTTGAAGTACATTTTGGAGATGAAAATGGAGATAAATTTGGTAAAAACGACAAACGTTGCCTTATTGAGGTTAGAGTTGAAGGAAAAAGCCCTATTGCTGTTACAACTCATGCTGATAAATCAGAAAAAGCGTTTAATGAAGCAATTGTTAAAGTAAAACGCTCACTTGATAATACTTTTGAGAAAATGCGCGGACATTAA
- a CDS encoding helix-turn-helix domain-containing protein: protein MAIIVNLDVMMAKRKMSLNELSEKVELTLSNLSILKTGKAKAIRFSTLEAICKALECQPGDILEYEMESK from the coding sequence ATGGCAATTATTGTAAACTTAGATGTAATGATGGCAAAACGAAAAATGTCGTTAAATGAACTTTCAGAAAAGGTAGAATTAACATTGTCAAATCTTTCTATATTAAAAACTGGAAAAGCTAAAGCAATTCGATTCAGCACACTAGAAGCGATATGCAAAGCATTAGAATGTCAGCCTGGAGATATTTTAGAATATGAAATGGAAAGTAAATAA
- a CDS encoding DUF2975 domain-containing protein encodes MTKTNNFVFKALTIVAWIIFVGLCIEAGGLVVNFFFSIYKPDFVQNLYQKLDLSEMYESNKWIFYSMYSFILFISILKAVLFYVVANLVTKIDLSKPFNNFASKQILQISYYTFSIGLISHIGQQSAKNLIHYGFVTNNLNQFWADSEAFILMAAVIYIIAQIFKKGIEIQNENELTI; translated from the coding sequence ATGACAAAAACAAACAACTTCGTATTTAAAGCCTTAACAATTGTAGCTTGGATCATATTTGTTGGTCTGTGTATTGAAGCAGGAGGCTTAGTGGTTAATTTCTTTTTCAGCATTTACAAACCAGATTTTGTCCAAAATCTATATCAAAAATTAGATTTGAGTGAAATGTATGAAAGCAACAAATGGATTTTTTATAGTATGTATAGTTTTATTCTCTTTATTTCAATTTTAAAAGCAGTCTTATTTTATGTAGTTGCTAATCTGGTTACCAAAATTGATTTATCAAAACCGTTCAACAATTTTGCTTCAAAACAAATTTTACAAATTAGTTATTATACATTTTCAATTGGACTTATAAGTCACATCGGACAACAATCTGCAAAAAACTTAATACATTATGGTTTTGTTACAAATAACTTAAATCAGTTTTGGGCAGACAGTGAAGCATTTATTTTAATGGCAGCAGTAATTTATATAATTGCTCAAATTTTTAAGAAAGGTATTGAAATTCAAAACGAAAACGAACTAACTATATAA